In Neorhizobium galegae, the following proteins share a genomic window:
- the amn gene encoding AMP nucleosidase, protein MNTRIFSLTPLSFISPSPVEPRAFDNPVEAVDALTELYERNTKFLIDAFGALADGAAVTGRYRACYPQVSIETTSFGHADSRLSYGHVSSPGVYTTTITRPKLFRHYLKEQLGLLMRNHSVPVTISESTTPIPLHFAFSEGAHVEASATSSLADISLRDLFDTPDLNNTDDLIANGEYDQVPGEPAPLAPFTAQRIDYSLARLSHYTATSADHFQNFVLFTNYQFYIDEFAAWAREMMAKGGDGYTAFVEPGNIVTLAGCDRPETDAVVRLPQMPAYHLKKKGHAGITLVNIGVGPSNAKTITDHIAVLRPHAWLMVGHCAGLRNSQRLGDYVLAHAYVREDHVLDDDLPVWIPIPALAEVQQALESAVEEVTGYQGFELKRIMRTGTVATIDNRNWELRDQRGPVKRLSQSRAIALDMESATIAANGFRFRVPYGTLLCVSDRPLHGELKLPGMATAFYRTQVSQHLQIGIRAVQKLAAMPTETLHSRKLRSFYETAFQ, encoded by the coding sequence ATGAACACACGAATCTTTTCCTTGACCCCGCTTTCCTTCATCAGCCCGAGCCCGGTAGAGCCGCGCGCCTTCGACAATCCGGTCGAGGCGGTCGATGCCCTGACCGAACTCTACGAACGCAATACGAAATTCCTGATCGACGCGTTCGGGGCGCTTGCCGATGGTGCTGCCGTGACCGGCCGCTACCGTGCCTGCTATCCCCAGGTCAGCATCGAGACGACATCCTTCGGCCACGCCGACTCGCGCCTCTCCTACGGCCACGTCTCGTCGCCCGGCGTCTATACCACGACGATCACCCGACCGAAGCTGTTCCGGCATTACCTGAAAGAGCAGCTCGGCCTCTTGATGCGCAACCACAGCGTTCCGGTGACGATTTCGGAATCGACGACGCCGATCCCGCTGCATTTCGCCTTCAGCGAAGGCGCGCATGTGGAAGCATCGGCGACCAGTTCGCTCGCCGACATCTCATTGCGAGACCTGTTCGACACGCCGGATCTCAACAACACCGACGACCTGATCGCCAACGGCGAATACGACCAGGTGCCCGGAGAGCCGGCGCCGCTTGCGCCGTTCACCGCCCAGCGCATCGACTATTCGCTGGCCCGCCTCAGCCACTATACGGCGACCAGCGCCGATCATTTCCAGAATTTCGTGCTGTTCACCAACTACCAGTTCTACATCGACGAATTCGCGGCCTGGGCCCGTGAGATGATGGCAAAGGGCGGCGACGGTTACACGGCCTTCGTGGAGCCCGGCAATATCGTCACGCTTGCCGGCTGCGACAGGCCGGAAACCGATGCGGTTGTCCGCCTGCCGCAGATGCCTGCCTATCACCTGAAGAAGAAGGGGCACGCGGGCATTACGCTCGTCAATATCGGCGTCGGGCCTTCGAACGCCAAGACGATCACCGACCATATCGCCGTACTGCGACCGCATGCCTGGCTGATGGTCGGCCATTGCGCTGGCCTGCGCAACAGCCAGCGCCTGGGTGACTATGTGCTGGCGCATGCCTATGTGCGCGAGGACCACGTGCTCGACGACGACCTGCCGGTGTGGATCCCGATCCCGGCGCTTGCCGAAGTGCAGCAGGCACTCGAAAGCGCCGTCGAGGAGGTCACCGGCTACCAGGGCTTCGAGCTGAAGCGGATCATGCGCACCGGCACGGTCGCGACGATCGACAACCGCAACTGGGAACTGCGCGACCAGCGCGGGCCTGTGAAGCGGCTCTCCCAGTCAAGGGCAATCGCCCTCGACATGGAATCGGCGACGATTGCCGCCAACGGCTTCCGCTTCCGCGTGCCCTATGGGACGCTGCTCTGCGTCTCCGATCGGCCCTTGCACGGCGAACTGAAACTGCCCGGCATGGCGACCGCCTTCTACCGCACCCAGGTCAGCCAACACCTGCAGATCGGCATCCGCGCCGTGCAGAAGCTCGCGGCGATGCCGACCGAGACGCTGCATTCGCGCAAGCTGAGAAGCTTTTACGAGACGGCGTTTCAGTGA
- a CDS encoding DUF2147 domain-containing protein — protein MMRRLMLVAVLTLAATGARAAEPIEGNWKTASGETAVIGKCGTAYCVTLKTGKHSGRQIGKLSGKDGEYSGEITDPAEDKTYSGSGSVNGNSLKMKGCVLAILCKSQTWTRL, from the coding sequence ATGATGCGCAGACTGATGCTTGTTGCAGTGCTGACACTTGCCGCGACCGGAGCCCGAGCCGCAGAGCCGATCGAAGGCAATTGGAAGACCGCCAGCGGCGAGACCGCGGTGATCGGCAAATGCGGTACCGCCTATTGCGTGACGCTGAAGACCGGCAAACATTCGGGTAGGCAGATCGGCAAGCTCTCCGGCAAGGACGGGGAATATAGCGGCGAGATCACCGACCCCGCGGAGGACAAGACCTATAGCGGGTCGGGCTCGGTCAATGGCAATTCGCTCAAGATGAAAGGCTGCGTTCTCGCCATCCTTTGCAAGTCGCAGACCTGGACGCGCCTCTAA
- a CDS encoding sel1 repeat family protein: MARFEMNNSGMATMGGETRADTFCEMGLMYATGRGCDVDLVSAHKWLNIAAIKGSDRAAELRADLAQTMSKMQLAAALRAAREWMTMH, from the coding sequence ATGGCACGCTTTGAAATGAACAATTCCGGAATGGCCACCATGGGTGGCGAAACCCGCGCCGACACTTTCTGCGAAATGGGCCTGATGTATGCGACCGGCCGTGGTTGCGACGTCGATCTCGTTTCCGCTCACAAATGGCTCAACATCGCCGCGATCAAGGGCTCCGACCGCGCCGCCGAACTGCGCGCTGACCTCGCACAGACAATGAGCAAGATGCAGCTGGCCGCAGCACTCCGCGCCGCTCGCGAATGGATGACCATGCACTGA
- a CDS encoding pyridoxal phosphate-dependent aminotransferase, whose product MPAFLRFTPLISALPATVPFVGPEAIERNRGLMVKARIGANENGFGPAPSVIEAIGAAAASTWKYADPENFELKQALAAHLGCQVNNVAVGEGIDSLLGLIVRMVIEPGMPVVTSFGAYPTFNFHVAGHGGRLVTVPYVDDREHLDGLMEAVRRENAPLVYFANPDNPMGSWWDADSIVAFAKALPETCLMILDEAYCETGPAGATPDIAALIDRPNIIRTRTFSKAYGMAGSRVGYAISTPGTAQAFDKIRNHFGMNRIGIASALAALKDQAYLGQVIGQIKASRDRISAIAETNGLKPLASATNFVAIDCGRDGAYARSIVDGLMEHGVFIRMPGVAQLNRCIRVSTGPESDMALFEEALPTVLKSL is encoded by the coding sequence ATGCCTGCATTCTTGCGCTTTACACCGCTGATCAGCGCCCTTCCCGCCACCGTCCCCTTCGTCGGACCCGAGGCCATCGAGCGCAATCGCGGTCTCATGGTGAAAGCGCGCATCGGCGCCAATGAAAACGGCTTCGGCCCTGCACCTTCCGTCATCGAAGCGATCGGCGCTGCGGCGGCAAGCACCTGGAAATATGCGGATCCGGAAAACTTCGAACTGAAGCAGGCGCTCGCCGCGCATCTGGGCTGTCAGGTCAACAATGTTGCCGTCGGCGAAGGCATAGACAGCCTGCTCGGGCTGATCGTCCGGATGGTGATCGAGCCGGGCATGCCGGTCGTCACCTCGTTCGGTGCCTATCCGACGTTCAACTTCCATGTGGCGGGCCATGGCGGCCGGCTGGTGACGGTGCCTTATGTCGACGACCGCGAGCATCTCGACGGGCTGATGGAAGCCGTTCGCCGCGAAAACGCGCCGCTGGTCTATTTCGCCAACCCCGACAATCCGATGGGAAGCTGGTGGGATGCCGACAGCATCGTCGCATTTGCCAAGGCGCTGCCGGAAACCTGCCTGATGATTCTCGACGAAGCCTATTGCGAGACAGGCCCGGCTGGCGCGACGCCCGATATCGCCGCCCTGATCGACCGGCCGAACATCATCCGCACCCGCACCTTCTCGAAGGCCTACGGAATGGCCGGCTCGCGGGTGGGGTATGCGATCTCGACGCCCGGCACGGCCCAGGCCTTCGACAAGATCCGCAATCATTTCGGCATGAACCGGATCGGCATCGCCTCGGCACTCGCGGCGCTGAAAGACCAGGCCTATCTCGGCCAGGTGATCGGGCAGATCAAGGCCTCGCGAGACCGGATCTCCGCCATCGCTGAAACCAACGGCCTGAAGCCGCTGGCGTCTGCCACCAATTTCGTGGCGATCGATTGCGGCCGCGACGGCGCCTATGCGCGCTCGATCGTCGATGGGCTGATGGAGCACGGAGTTTTCATCCGCATGCCGGGTGTCGCGCAGCTCAACCGCTGCATCCGCGTCAGCACGGGCCCGGAATCGGACATGGCGCTGTTCGAAGAAGCCCTGCCGACGGTGCTGAAGAGCCTATAG
- a CDS encoding LysR family transcriptional regulator — MTDAGWDDLKLFLHVASEGALSAAAARTGLSAPTIGRRMLALERATGRTLFVRSQQGYRLAPDGETLLEHVRAMQKTADSIADWKAQAFAMPIVSIGADAWLSGFVSDHTSELRGREDRFRLCCKSLHRGLDFTYRETDVGIVGRRPESGNVAIRRSVTVAHCIYREDSLAEDETMPWVSIGTESSHSPADKWVFQHHEADIRTWTNSPELLLRLIASGNGRGVLPCFIGDSAPALVREGGIIAELTYTMWIVANDDDRHRPEVHQVIERLGALFKREAERFSGDQA, encoded by the coding sequence ATGACGGACGCGGGCTGGGACGATCTCAAACTGTTCCTGCATGTGGCGAGCGAAGGGGCCTTGAGCGCCGCTGCCGCCCGCACGGGCCTCAGCGCCCCGACGATCGGCCGGCGGATGCTGGCGCTCGAACGGGCAACCGGCCGGACCCTGTTCGTGCGCAGCCAGCAGGGCTACCGGCTGGCGCCGGATGGAGAAACGCTGCTCGAACATGTCCGCGCCATGCAGAAGACGGCCGACAGCATCGCCGACTGGAAGGCGCAGGCCTTTGCCATGCCGATCGTTTCGATCGGCGCCGATGCCTGGCTTTCCGGTTTCGTCAGCGATCATACGTCCGAGCTTCGAGGTAGGGAGGACCGGTTCCGGCTCTGCTGCAAATCGCTGCACAGGGGGCTCGATTTCACCTATCGCGAAACGGATGTCGGGATCGTCGGTCGAAGGCCTGAATCCGGCAATGTGGCGATCCGCCGCTCGGTCACTGTCGCACACTGTATATATAGAGAGGATAGTCTTGCCGAAGACGAGACAATGCCGTGGGTTTCGATCGGCACCGAAAGCTCCCATTCGCCGGCCGACAAATGGGTGTTTCAGCATCACGAGGCTGATATCCGCACCTGGACCAATTCGCCGGAACTGCTGCTGCGGCTGATTGCGAGCGGCAACGGGCGCGGCGTGCTGCCGTGCTTCATTGGCGATTCTGCCCCCGCCCTGGTGCGCGAGGGCGGCATCATCGCAGAGCTCACCTATACCATGTGGATCGTCGCCAATGACGACGACCGGCACCGGCCGGAGGTACATCAGGTCATCGAAAGGCTCGGCGCACTTTTCAAACGGGAGGCGGAAAGATTTAGCGGCGATCAAGCCTAA
- a CDS encoding PilZ domain-containing protein has protein sequence MPLNMDQHTRKDGPRDQAFEKFTIDRPGKVILVGHHLSTKTSFRCLIRSISLYGAEIEVGPTLPMPNNFFLEILGIHDDIGCTVIRREEEKVTVGFNMLIDAEFLHHVIRLSFETSH, from the coding sequence ATGCCCTTGAATATGGACCAGCACACCAGAAAAGACGGCCCCCGAGACCAGGCTTTCGAGAAGTTCACGATCGACCGCCCCGGCAAGGTCATCCTTGTCGGTCATCACCTCAGCACCAAAACGAGCTTCCGCTGCCTGATCCGCAGCATCTCGCTATATGGTGCGGAAATCGAGGTCGGCCCGACCCTGCCGATGCCCAACAACTTCTTCCTCGAAATCCTCGGCATCCATGACGACATCGGATGCACGGTGATCCGCCGCGAGGAAGAGAAGGTTACAGTCGGCTTCAACATGCTGATCGACGCCGAATTTCTGCATCACGTGATCCGGCTGAGCTTCGAGACCAGCCACTGA
- a CDS encoding NAD(P)/FAD-dependent oxidoreductase, whose amino-acid sequence MTGRLVIIGAGQAGFALAAKLRALKDARPITIIGSESVIPYQRPPLSKKYLLGEMEFERLTFRPETWFAEHDVELLLSTYVEEIDRKAKSVRMQDGAVIEYDTLALATGSTPRTLPASVGGDLDGVFTVRDKRDADLLAGEMKPGRRLLIIGGGYIGLEAAAVARHLGLEVTLIEMADRILQRVAAKETADVMRAIHDSHGVVIREKTGLHRLIGGSGPEGNHVRAAELSDGSTLEVDFVIVGIGVKPNDELAQECGLEVGNGVIVDEFARTSDPSIFAMGDCAMLPWKGERIRLESVQNAVDQAEAAAAILAGGSAPYDAKPWFWSDQYDVKLQIAGFNMGYDETLVRKGAREGSLSIWYFRQGRFIAVDAINDAKAYVSGKKLLDSGIEPSRAILADPAADLKQLLS is encoded by the coding sequence GTGACGGGCAGGTTGGTGATAATTGGCGCGGGCCAGGCGGGTTTCGCGCTCGCTGCAAAACTCCGGGCTCTGAAGGATGCGCGGCCGATTACGATCATCGGTTCGGAAAGCGTGATCCCTTACCAGCGCCCGCCGCTCTCCAAGAAATATCTGCTCGGCGAAATGGAGTTCGAGCGGCTGACCTTCCGGCCCGAAACCTGGTTTGCCGAACACGATGTCGAGCTTCTGCTCTCGACCTATGTCGAGGAGATCGACCGCAAGGCAAAGTCCGTCCGTATGCAGGATGGCGCGGTCATCGAATATGACACTCTGGCGCTCGCCACCGGCTCGACGCCGCGCACGCTGCCGGCAAGTGTCGGAGGCGATCTCGACGGCGTCTTCACCGTGCGCGACAAGCGCGATGCCGACCTGCTCGCCGGCGAGATGAAACCGGGCCGCCGGCTCCTTATTATAGGCGGCGGTTATATCGGCCTCGAAGCGGCCGCCGTCGCCCGCCATCTCGGCCTCGAAGTGACGCTGATCGAAATGGCCGACCGCATCCTCCAGCGCGTTGCTGCAAAAGAGACCGCCGACGTGATGCGCGCCATTCACGACAGCCACGGCGTGGTCATCCGCGAAAAGACCGGCCTGCACCGCCTGATCGGCGGAAGCGGCCCGGAAGGGAATCACGTGCGCGCCGCTGAACTCTCCGACGGCAGCACCCTCGAGGTCGATTTCGTCATCGTCGGCATCGGCGTGAAGCCGAACGACGAACTGGCACAGGAATGCGGCCTCGAAGTTGGCAACGGCGTGATCGTCGACGAGTTCGCCCGCACCTCGGATCCGTCGATCTTCGCCATGGGCGACTGCGCCATGCTGCCCTGGAAAGGCGAGCGCATCCGTCTCGAATCGGTACAGAACGCCGTCGATCAGGCGGAGGCCGCCGCAGCGATCCTCGCCGGCGGCTCCGCGCCCTATGACGCAAAGCCCTGGTTCTGGTCCGACCAATACGATGTGAAGCTGCAGATCGCCGGCTTCAACATGGGGTATGACGAGACGCTGGTGCGCAAGGGCGCCCGCGAAGGCAGCCTGTCGATCTGGTATTTTCGCCAGGGCCGCTTCATCGCCGTCGACGCGATCAACGACGCCAAGGCCTATGTGAGCGGCAAGAAGCTGCTCGACAGCGGCATCGAACCCAGCCGCGCCATCCTCGCCGATCCGGCCGCCGACCTGAAACAGCTCCTCTCCTGA
- a CDS encoding aldolase/citrate lyase family protein produces the protein MPSPKNHFKAALKARQPQIGLWLNMGEALTAEIAGHAGFDWLVIDGEHGPNDLRSILAQLQALATSPSEVVVRPPIGETWVIKQMLDIGARTLLVPMVDSAEQARELVRAVRYPPRGVRGVGAAVARASGFNSIPDYAETAADEICLIVQAETMASIRDLENIAAVDGVDGVFIGPADLSADMGYLGRMEAPEVQEVIEKAIGTIVKSGKAAGILTFSETLNRHYLDLGASFVAVGADVTEFSGALRSLAGRYGRGGGAGNQRSGY, from the coding sequence ATGCCGTCTCCGAAGAATCACTTCAAGGCGGCGCTGAAGGCCCGCCAGCCGCAGATCGGTCTCTGGCTGAACATGGGCGAGGCGCTGACCGCCGAAATCGCCGGCCATGCCGGTTTCGACTGGCTGGTGATCGACGGCGAGCACGGGCCGAACGACCTGCGCAGCATCCTGGCGCAATTGCAGGCGCTTGCCACCTCGCCCTCGGAAGTGGTGGTGCGGCCGCCGATCGGCGAGACCTGGGTCATCAAGCAGATGCTCGACATCGGCGCCCGCACGCTGCTGGTGCCGATGGTCGATTCGGCCGAACAGGCGAGGGAACTCGTCCGGGCCGTGCGTTATCCGCCACGCGGCGTGCGCGGCGTCGGTGCCGCAGTCGCCCGCGCCTCCGGCTTCAATTCCATTCCCGACTACGCCGAGACGGCCGCCGACGAGATCTGCCTGATCGTCCAGGCCGAGACCATGGCCTCGATCCGCGACCTGGAGAACATCGCCGCGGTGGACGGCGTCGACGGCGTCTTCATCGGCCCGGCCGATCTTTCGGCCGACATGGGTTATCTCGGCCGCATGGAGGCTCCGGAGGTCCAGGAGGTGATCGAGAAGGCGATCGGCACGATCGTGAAATCCGGCAAGGCGGCCGGCATCCTGACGTTCAGCGAAACCCTGAACCGCCATTATCTCGATCTCGGCGCGAGTTTCGTGGCCGTCGGTGCCGATGTCACCGAATTTTCCGGCGCGCTGCGATCGCTGGCCGGCCGTTACGGCCGTGGCGGCGGCGCCGGCAATCAGCGTTCGGGCTACTGA
- a CDS encoding porin: MNIKSLLLGSAAALAAVSGAQAADAIVAAEPEPMEYVRVCDAFGTGYFYIPGTETCLKIGGYVRFQADIGQDVNSFNDTDWDTFSRVQLDFTAKSDTELGTLTSVASVRFEANQDVAYTSNGSANGAYINEAYIQLGGFKVGRYYNPWDKGINGESDWNSGTQNTRMQSVGYFYTGSAFTAGVQVDELSRLQGLGGQNVGLEAIVTTKFGGVAFDLLGAYDFSAENGAVRALISAPVGPGTLQALAIWSSGVGDANFDNAYFNRGEWALAASYAFKVSDKLTITPGGTYVWNSEVDADGEFTGDDAWRAGVTVDYTIVPGFTAKVTANYNETSGAAEEFWDGFVRLDRTF; the protein is encoded by the coding sequence ATGAACATCAAGAGCCTTCTTCTCGGCTCCGCTGCTGCCCTCGCAGCAGTCTCCGGCGCTCAGGCAGCTGACGCCATCGTAGCTGCTGAACCGGAGCCCATGGAATACGTTCGCGTTTGCGACGCTTTCGGCACCGGCTACTTCTACATCCCGGGCACCGAAACCTGCCTCAAGATCGGCGGTTACGTCCGTTTCCAGGCTGATATCGGCCAGGACGTAAACTCCTTCAACGACACCGACTGGGATACTTTCAGCCGCGTTCAGCTCGACTTCACCGCGAAGTCTGACACGGAACTTGGTACGCTGACCTCGGTTGCTTCGGTTCGTTTCGAAGCCAACCAGGACGTTGCTTACACGTCTAACGGCAGCGCCAACGGCGCCTACATCAACGAAGCCTACATCCAGCTCGGCGGCTTCAAGGTTGGTCGTTACTACAACCCTTGGGATAAGGGTATCAACGGCGAATCCGATTGGAACTCCGGTACCCAGAACACCCGTATGCAGTCGGTCGGCTACTTCTACACGGGTAGCGCCTTCACCGCTGGTGTCCAGGTTGACGAACTGTCGCGTCTTCAGGGTCTTGGTGGCCAGAACGTCGGTCTCGAAGCTATCGTAACGACCAAGTTCGGCGGCGTAGCTTTCGACCTTCTCGGCGCTTATGACTTCAGTGCTGAAAACGGTGCAGTTCGTGCCCTCATCTCGGCTCCGGTCGGTCCGGGCACCTTGCAGGCTCTCGCCATCTGGTCGAGCGGCGTGGGCGATGCGAACTTCGATAACGCCTACTTCAACCGTGGTGAATGGGCTCTCGCTGCTTCGTACGCTTTCAAGGTCTCCGACAAGCTGACGATCACTCCCGGCGGTACCTACGTCTGGAACTCTGAAGTCGATGCTGACGGCGAATTCACGGGCGACGACGCCTGGCGCGCTGGCGTAACGGTCGATTACACGATCGTTCCGGGCTTCACTGCCAAGGTTACCGCGAACTACAACGAAACTTCGGGCGCTGCTGAAGAATTCTGGGATGGCTTCGTCCGTCTCGATCGCACGTTCTAA
- a CDS encoding porin — MNIKSLLLGSAAALAAVSGAQAADAIVAAEPEPMEYVRVCDAFGTGYFYIPGTETCLKVGGYVRFEVGFGEDTNSFNNGDWDSYSRAQLDFTAKSDTELGTLTSVASVRFEANQDVGYTSNGSSNGAYINEAYIQLGGFRVGRWLNWWDANDLPGELDNLGSNRLQSISYTYTGSAFTAGIQVDELSRLQGVGGQNVGIEAIIQAAIGPAKLELLGSYDFGAENGAVRAIGSVAVGPGTFYLSGVWSSGDNAYYGVTDTGAGEAAVAVAYSFKATDKLEIIPEAQYIWNTQADADGDFFGDDAWGAGVTVNYQIVENFAAKVAVNYVEVGDEDGTVQGIVRLQRDF, encoded by the coding sequence ATGAACATTAAGAGCCTTCTTCTCGGTTCTGCAGCGGCTCTCGCGGCAGTTTCCGGTGCTCAGGCTGCCGACGCAATCGTCGCTGCCGAACCGGAGCCTATGGAATACGTTCGTGTCTGCGACGCGTTCGGCACTGGTTACTTCTACATCCCGGGCACTGAAACCTGCCTCAAGGTCGGTGGTTATGTCCGTTTCGAAGTCGGCTTTGGTGAGGACACCAATAGCTTCAACAACGGCGACTGGGATTCGTATAGCCGCGCTCAGCTCGACTTCACTGCAAAGTCCGACACCGAACTCGGCACGCTGACCTCGGTTGCCTCGGTTCGTTTCGAAGCCAACCAGGACGTCGGTTACACGTCCAACGGCAGCTCCAACGGCGCCTATATCAATGAAGCCTATATCCAGCTCGGCGGTTTCCGCGTTGGTCGCTGGTTGAACTGGTGGGATGCAAACGACCTGCCGGGCGAACTCGACAACCTCGGTTCGAACCGTCTGCAGTCGATCTCCTACACCTATACCGGCTCGGCCTTCACGGCTGGCATTCAGGTTGACGAACTGTCGCGTCTTCAGGGCGTTGGCGGACAGAACGTCGGTATCGAAGCTATCATCCAGGCAGCAATCGGCCCGGCCAAGCTCGAACTGCTCGGTTCTTATGACTTCGGCGCCGAAAACGGTGCCGTCCGCGCGATCGGTTCTGTTGCCGTTGGTCCGGGCACCTTCTACCTTTCCGGTGTCTGGTCGTCGGGTGACAATGCCTACTACGGCGTAACCGATACCGGTGCCGGTGAAGCAGCTGTGGCCGTTGCCTATTCCTTCAAGGCGACCGACAAGCTCGAAATCATTCCGGAAGCCCAGTACATCTGGAATACGCAAGCTGATGCAGACGGCGACTTCTTCGGTGACGACGCCTGGGGCGCTGGCGTGACCGTCAACTACCAGATCGTCGAAAACTTCGCTGCCAAGGTTGCTGTAAACTACGTGGAAGTTGGCGATGAAGACGGTACGGTACAGGGTATCGTCCGCCTGCAGCGCGACTTCTAA
- a CDS encoding lytic transglycosylase domain-containing protein has product MYRPVLILAALGLGAASMHAFAASLPESMAPLSYMKPENPVAITMPAAMPAPDVTGTIPRTGPLVVAPELKAGLDALSGNDIAAALATRNGLAEGSLDRHILTWAIATSGAPGVPSGEIAAAQVELKGWPGLKGLRANSERALYRENPPAPTVLAAFGSTRPETTEGTLILARALVASGRQVEAARPLRQIWFTETLEKPTEDKILAEFSGLLTPADHKARMDFLLYKGRAAQAKRFGDLGKAQSLYKAWTAVISNAKNAETLLNGVDGSLKDDAGYLFARIEYLRRQDKYRDAADLLEKAPRDAAKLVNTTEWWNERRIVARGLADQGEFKLAYRTAANYVAASSTDIVDAEFHAGWYALRALHEPATAEKHFRKILETSNKPLSASRALYWLGRVAEDGGPGSAKEFFAKAAHFSSTFYGQLAAARLDLKSLDVTYPTASGADRQNFESREAVRAIARLEDAGHGKRAAVLYRALAEEMTSPGELAILAARAESEDNHALSLQIGKTAFSRGIDVAALAFPIGVIPAGADIAGSGKALAYAIARQESAFNPGAVSPANARGLLQILPGTAQGVAKRHGLTYAAARLTTDAGYNATLGAHYLGEQIDTFGGSYILTFIAYNAGPKRVPEWITRYGDPRGKSLDEVVDWIERIPFPETRNYVQRVMENYQVYKTRLGQKADIEADLRFGRR; this is encoded by the coding sequence ATGTACAGGCCTGTTCTGATCCTCGCAGCACTGGGGCTCGGCGCTGCGAGCATGCATGCATTTGCCGCATCGCTGCCCGAAAGCATGGCCCCCCTTTCCTATATGAAGCCCGAGAACCCGGTGGCGATCACCATGCCCGCCGCAATGCCGGCGCCGGACGTGACCGGCACGATCCCGAGGACCGGCCCGCTGGTGGTGGCACCTGAGCTGAAAGCCGGGCTCGATGCGCTTTCCGGCAATGACATCGCCGCCGCGCTTGCCACACGCAATGGTCTAGCCGAAGGCTCGCTCGACCGGCATATCCTCACCTGGGCGATCGCCACCTCCGGCGCGCCGGGCGTGCCGTCGGGCGAGATCGCAGCGGCCCAGGTGGAACTGAAGGGCTGGCCGGGCCTGAAGGGTCTGCGCGCCAATTCCGAACGCGCGCTTTATCGCGAAAACCCGCCCGCCCCGACCGTGCTCGCGGCCTTCGGCTCAACCCGCCCGGAAACCACCGAGGGCACACTCATCCTCGCCCGCGCGCTCGTCGCCTCCGGCAGACAGGTCGAGGCCGCCCGGCCGCTTCGGCAGATCTGGTTCACCGAAACGCTCGAGAAGCCGACCGAAGACAAGATCCTCGCCGAATTCTCAGGCCTGCTAACCCCCGCTGACCACAAGGCGCGGATGGATTTCCTGTTGTACAAGGGGCGTGCCGCGCAGGCCAAGCGCTTCGGCGATCTCGGAAAGGCGCAATCGCTCTACAAGGCCTGGACCGCCGTCATCAGCAATGCCAAGAATGCCGAGACGCTTCTGAACGGCGTCGATGGCTCGCTGAAGGACGACGCGGGTTATCTCTTCGCCCGCATCGAATATCTTCGGCGGCAGGACAAATACCGGGATGCCGCAGACCTGCTCGAAAAGGCCCCGCGCGACGCGGCAAAACTGGTCAACACGACGGAATGGTGGAACGAGCGGCGCATCGTGGCGCGCGGGCTTGCCGACCAGGGCGAGTTCAAGCTCGCCTACCGGACCGCGGCCAATTATGTCGCCGCCTCCTCCACCGATATCGTCGATGCGGAATTCCACGCCGGCTGGTATGCGCTGCGGGCGCTGCATGAACCGGCAACCGCCGAGAAACATTTCCGCAAGATTCTCGAGACCTCGAACAAGCCTCTTTCGGCGTCGCGCGCCCTCTATTGGCTCGGCCGCGTGGCGGAAGACGGCGGACCGGGCAGCGCCAAGGAGTTCTTCGCTAAGGCGGCGCATTTCTCCAGCACGTTCTACGGCCAGCTTGCCGCCGCACGGCTCGACCTCAAGTCGCTCGACGTCACCTATCCGACCGCGAGCGGGGCCGACCGCCAGAATTTCGAAAGCCGCGAGGCCGTCCGAGCGATCGCAAGGCTCGAAGATGCCGGCCACGGCAAACGCGCAGCGGTGCTCTATCGCGCGCTGGCGGAAGAAATGACCAGCCCCGGGGAACTGGCGATCCTCGCGGCAAGGGCCGAATCGGAAGACAATCACGCCCTGTCGCTGCAGATCGGCAAGACCGCTTTCAGCCGCGGCATCGATGTGGCGGCGCTCGCCTTCCCGATCGGCGTCATACCGGCCGGCGCCGATATCGCCGGTTCCGGCAAGGCGCTCGCCTATGCGATCGCACGCCAGGAAAGCGCCTTCAACCCGGGCGCGGTTTCGCCAGCCAATGCCAGAGGTCTCCTGCAGATCCTGCCCGGCACGGCGCAGGGCGTTGCCAAGCGGCACGGCCTCACCTATGCGGCGGCACGGCTGACCACGGATGCAGGCTACAATGCCACCCTCGGCGCCCATTATCTCGGCGAACAGATCGACACGTTCGGCGGCTCCTACATCCTCACCTTCATCGCCTATAACGCAGGCCCGAAACGGGTGCCGGAATGGATCACCCGCTACGGCGATCCGCGCGGCAAGTCCCTTGACGAGGTGGTCGACTGGATCGAGCGTATCCCCTTCCCCGAAACCCGCAATTACGTGCAGCGGGTGATGGAGAACTACCAGGTCTACAAGACGAGGCTCGGGCAGAAGGCGGATATAGAAGCGGATCTGCGGTTCGGGCGGCGGTAA